The Archocentrus centrarchus isolate MPI-CPG fArcCen1 chromosome 7, fArcCen1, whole genome shotgun sequence genome window below encodes:
- the prdm2a gene encoding PR domain zinc finger protein 2 — protein sequence MEDSPHVYISEFGGSEDIREEEEENIYQDDMEPDMSSHYQAGDHSDQPHTPGVSEGHHACKYCEKVFTTHTNQRRHEYRVHENQLELKHVEKTQLPQEENLHRIVSESSQQQPLLDDSAPPVVVVENEGEHEEHYMLDVSSNISENLSFYIDGKIVSTSTESLKGELVLQQALHSKLQHLMKKHLCQMQEILILHRLYHSNGFKHCDPSGACCRRTCLWTYPTPQFSGSIAESVTLSTSTSVISDCPTLGESNSDQELSSGTGPPTTRAEEATDGSVSAPETSSETSPSLEKVKEDESSNDVQQQTFAKNFICNVCDKLFHSMKELSHHVGDHADEWPYKCEFCVLLFGKPSALLDHRSSLHGVGKTYVCSACTKEFVYLCNLKQHQDELHPGQQCTYMEEEKGKLRPQNYNNSAKVNSDPSVPEVQEEPKKLVKKEESEVDVTTEELLTTIKVMASDGGKIKGPDVRLGINQHYPSFKPPPFPYHNRSPTGSLASATNFTTHNIPQTFSTAIRCTKCGKSFDNMPELHKHILACANASDKRRYTPRKNPIPLRHFAKSQNGVLSTTNSTNGLNASNRVGQSNRSKPSQESPVKFKVLNKRKKKFAQRVMPQRHKSVHSSNKVSPAQVDEQQEIFVCPHCSREFTMRRSRTKHMAVCPKKPKEIKKRKEGGISVTKENDGHLHRGVSYVEEKQASPLHKTRLQTSASTKRPAILPVQTVFSNKRSKIIIKESTQPKQEPPTLNELPIVRTFNPSMRQYSRVQHSVKGVPIKITIVKPQQTSPQKDELPPTQRKEEATGSITSSTKQSALA from the exons ATGGAGGACTCTCCTCATGTGTACATATCTGAATTTGGAGGCAGTGAGGACAtaagggaggaggaagaagagaacaTTTACCAAGATGACATGGAACCTGACATGAGCTCTCATTACCAGG CTGGAGATCACAGTGATCAGCCACACACACCAGGAGTATCAGAGGGGCATCATGCATGcaagtactgtgaaaaagtattcacAACCCACACCAACCAGAGACGCCATGAATATAGAGTTCATGAGAACCAGCTGGAACTCAAACACGTGGAAAAAACCCAGCTCCCTCAAGAGGAAAACCTCCACAGGATAGTCAGTGAATCATCTCAGCAGCAACCACTGCTTGATGACAGTGCACCACCTGTAGTTGTTGTGGAGAATGAAGGGGAACATGAAGAACATTACATGCTAGATGTGTCTAGCAATATTTCAGAGAATCTCAGTTTCTACATTGATGGAAAGATAGTGTCAACAAGTACA GAAAGTTTAAAAGGAGAACTGGTTCTCCAACAGGCTCTCCACAGCAAACTCCAACATCTAATGAAGAAACATCTTTGCCAGATGCAGGAGATTTTGATACT TCACAGACTTTACCATAGTAACGGGTTCAAACATTGTGACCCCAGTGGAGCCTGTTGCCGACGGACTTGTTTATGGACTTACCCTACCCCACAGTTCTCTGG CTCCATCGCAGAATCAGTAACTCTGTCCACTTCCACCTCAGTGATATCTGATTGTCCTACTCTGGGTGAGTCAAACTCTGACCAAGAGCTTTCTAGTGGCACAGGGCCACCAACCACAAGAGCTGAGGAAGCTACTGATGGTTCTGTTTCAGCACCTGAAACCTCATCTGAAACTTCTCCCTCTTTGGAGAAAGTTAAAGAGGACGAATCTTCAAATGATGTCCAACAGCAGACGTTTGCAAAGAATTTCATCTGCAACGTGTGTGATAAGCTTTTCCATTCGATGAAAGAGCTCAGCCATCATGTCGGCGACCACGCCGATGAATGGCCCTACAAATGTGAGTTCTGTGTTTTACTTTTTGGCAAACCCTCTGCTTTGCTTGACCATCGCTCAAGCCTCCACGGTGTTGGTAAGACTTACGTTTGCAGTGCTTGTACAAAAGAATTTGTCTACCTTTGCAATCTGAAGCAGCATCAAGATGAATTGCATCCAGGCCAGCAGTGTACATATATGGAAGAAGAAAAGGGCAAACTAAGACCTCAGAACTATAACAACTCCGCTAAAGTCAACTCAGATCCTTCAGTTCCTGAAGTTCAAGAGGAACCCAAGAAATTGGTGAAAAAGGAAGAGAGTGAAGTAGACGTGACTACTGAAGAACTGCTCACAACAATTAAAGTCATGGCTTCAGATGGAGGTAAAATCAAAGGGCCTGATGTTCGCCTTGGCATTAACCAGCACTATCCCAGCTTCAAGCCCCCTCCATTTCCTTACCACAACAGATCACCTACTGGTTCATTGGCTTCAGCCACAAACTTCACCACACACAACATCCCACAGACCTTCAGTACAGCTATTCGATGCACCAAATGTGGAAAAAGCTTTGATAACATGCCAGAGCTGCACAAGCACATCCTGGCTTGTGCAAATGCCAGTGATAAAAGGCGATACACCCCCAGAAAGAATCCCATTCCTCTACGTCACTTTGCAAAATCTCAAAATGGAGTGCTTTCTACTACTAATTCTACAAATGGATTAAATGCTTCAAACAGAGTCGGTCAGTCAAACAGGTCCAAACCCAGTCAAGAATCACCTGTAAAGTTTAAAGTACTTaacaaaaggaagaagaagtTCGCCCAGAGAGTCATGCCACAGAGGCACAAGTCAGTCCATTCATCAAACAAAGTGTCACCTGCACAGGTGGATGAGCAGCAGGAAATATTTGTGTGTCCACACTGCAGCAGAGAGTTCACAATGCGTCGCAGTAGAACCAAACACATGGCCGTGTGCCCCAAGAAACCCAAAGagataaagaaaaggaaagaaggtgGGATCTCTGTGACGAAGGAAAACGACGGACACTTACACAGAGGGGTTTCCTACGTTGAAGAGAAACAAGCGTCACCTCTGCATAAAACGAGACTCCAGACGTCCGCCTCTACAAAGAGGCCTGCCATCCTGCCAGTGCAAACTGTCTTTTcaaacaaaagaagcaaaatcaTTATAAAAGAGAGCACACAGCCAAAACAAGAGCCGCCCACTCTCAATGAGCTTCCCATTGTTCGCACTTTCAACCCCTCTATGCGGCAGTATAGCAGAGTGCAGCATAGCGTCAAAGGAGTCCCCATTAAAATCACTATAGTGAAACCTCAGCAGACTTCACCACAGAAGGATGAGTTGCCTCCCACCcagaggaaagaagaagcaACTGGATCCATTACCAGCAGCACTAAGCAGAGTGCTTTAGCCTGA